CAGCATTACCGTATCCAGTATACTTAATGAACCTtgacactgaataaaaaaacaagtgactGTTAATACAGCAGAATTAAAAGACATCCATGTCAACAAAAGCAGTTCATTGATAAAGACACTGTCCATATTAAATCCAAATCTTGAGTCGATGTGGGGTAATTTCTACATTAGTACATAACATAACTCATAACAGAGGTGATAGTAATAGGGTCATATTACATAGTTGTTCAACTGCAGAGTTGATGGGTCCACATAGTCCATGTCACAGTGAGCGATGGGCTTAGAGTCACTCATACAGAGAGTGACATGAATCAGTGAAACAAACCATCAAAAAGTTTTTTCCTCACCACTTTCTTTGCAGAGCACAAATAGGAATTCAGCCGCACAGTCCTTAACATCGGTGTCAATGTGTGTCATTATACGAACTAGTTTGTTCCTCAAAGCACAGCCCACCTCTGGTCTGTTTTTTACATCACGCAGTGGAGGTAgcacctaacacacacacacacacacacacacacacacacacacacacacacacacacacacacacacacacacacacacacgagccaTCAAAACACCAACAGTGCTCATAATTACTGTCTTcattgtggattttatttgccTCAGCCTCgtactgacctttgacctgaggAACTTCCTGGTCTCTCTATGGATGCGTCCGCTCTCAGTCAGCAAGTTCAGTGATGGGAGAAGGGTCTCTCTCAGCTTATGGCCCTGATTAAATAAAAGGCAAACATTTTTGTAGAATAAATACAACCAATCATCTGGACTACAGAAACAAACTAGGAGGACGCTCAGAGAGCATATACTTCCACCAATGCTAGTGTCCAAACTTTGCCATTTAAaagaatggggaaaaaaattccTGGCCAGTTTATCAGGATCTGTTACAAAactgaatgggtgaattgcccCCAACAGAATTgaatggaaatcagttcagtagacaaacagacaaacaaatggtgGAGAGAATAATCGCTTGATGCACAAGAgaactgtgtgtgcacagctggTAAGTTGGCCTGCAAACTGTGATGATGAAGTATGGGTACCACCTGTTGGATacactaactaactaactaactaaataATATTTCTGAGCTCTATACCTCTAACCAATCAGACGTGGCCAAAGTCAGGGATCAGAACTCACAGCTGTCAATACATGAAGGTGCTTCTGCTCTACAACTCCTCCCACACTGAGACTTCAAGCTACAATTAGCTGGAATACGTCACTGAAGCTGCTGATTCCTGTGTTAACAAAGAGAGCTAACATGACGAGGGTGGGAAGTGAAAGTTATTTTAGACATTAGGTATTATTTTAACCACATGTACTGTATTTCACAATCATATATAGATCCTCTTTCTCCGGTGTTGGGGCCAACCTGTCGGAAATTCCAGTAAGGGGCCTCTGTGTCAAAAACGTGATGCAAGTTATTTGTGCTGGACTGACCATGTGTCCATACATTGACCCCCTTTTTATAAACCAATCAATGGACCAGGCAacagcctgcatgtgtgtgatcaGAGACATAGATCCATTGGTTTGAAGTTCTTGGCTTCCAGAAATGCTATTTAAGAAATATGTAACTTTTATTCTAGGGGATGTTTGACTTACTTAACTGTGGTAAGATTCTCTCCATATATTGTATACAATATATTCTACTTTAAACCTTCTTGCTTATTTATGTCTGCATATATTGAGCAGTTCAGATACATTTCCCAGACATAACCCtaagctgtaaataaagacaacatGACAGATCTAAAATGTGAAGCCAATTCATCTCTATTAAACACTaatggctggttgcagtataagtcataaacctCGCCTCCTCCACATTAAAAGATGGGACATTTGAGAAGTcaaaatacatcaaatacatttttctcaaagttgGATTCTATCTTTGAaatagttcttatcacactgacgtATTTCAAGTTTCcatgtttctgatgagtttTGTTCACATTAGATATTTGATAATATGTGGAGCTTGTGTATTATCACACAATCACTACAGCGCAGACTCTAGCTCCAAATGTCATTAAAAGCACAATATGGAGATGTATCTTTTTATGCAGTCATAGATACATTAAATACGTAATATCACACAATGCTAaaatttgtaattttaattttatagatttattttaacaagGAAAATCTAATTGGTTTCTTCCCACCACTGTCTGTAAGGAACATGGTCCATTAGATCTTTCTGTTATCAGTAATGATTTAAATTACTGTCAGCTTCATTTGTAGTAGTCAAACATATCCTtgacttttacacattttcactgAGTTGTAACTTGTAGCAACTAGTTGGCATCGTATTCTAAACATGGACACATCAGTTAACACACAGCTCTTCCTACTGACAGAGTGCCAGTCAGTGTTCAATAGTTTGTTTCCTTTTACCCTGAAAAAAATAAGCAACTTTTAACCAGGCAGGTAACAAccaatattacattatattatagtagcatatttaaaatattaccTAATTGAATTAATGTCTGTTTTGATTATTATAGTGCACAAGATACAAAGAGTCTTGACTTACCCGGTCAAGTCTTTTCTCCATGAATTCCAGCAGCATGTTGACAGCATCCATGTTGACTCCCATATACTCAACGGAGCCCTGTTGCACCTTTGGCATCAACAGCACATCCAGACAGGGCAGAGGGAGGTTACCTAACAGGTTAACAGTGTGGCTGGGGAAAAGAAGGATGGAGGGCAATGACTGTATGATTCAATGCACAGAGTGACTAAGACAACAGATGTAAAGTTTGTGTTCTACCTGTGGAACTCCTCAGTCCGCTCCTCTCCATCAGCATGGCTCATTAGACAGTGTCTCAGTATGGCTCCCAAATGTCTGTACTCTGCCGTCTCctcctttacacacacacacacacacacacacacacacacacacacacacacacacacacacacacacgcattacAGTTACACATGTCTTGTTCATGATGTGAAGTGGAAGTTTTTCACTATAAATGTGCATCTTTacagtgtatttgtgtttaacAGACAGAGGTAACTGACTGATCTTATGTTGTCCAGTTccattgaaaacaaaaataattcttGCACTGAGGAACATGTCTACAGCTATACGAAATGCAATGTCTCCTGAGAATTAATCAAATTCTTCTGTCTGTGATGATCCCAGACCCTTGCTCTCACAGCACTAACAggtctgtgttttcatgcagTTTTCTACTTGATGGAttggttggatggatggttggcACTCATGTCCCCCTCAGCATGAGTTGTAGGTGGCATAGGTGTTCCTTTGACTGTCCTTCGAGTGCCATCATGTCAAAGTTACACTTTGTTGCCAAATACTTAAAAATAGTTATTACACAACAAGCCTGGGAAAAAAGACAGATCTTTATGGGTTcatgcacataaacaaaaaTGGCTGCAGTCTTTCTGAAATAAGTAGTTCTATGAACATAAAGTAAGTTATCTATTATACCCAATGACTATATAATATTCAGAATTGTTGGTAGTATATTTATAACAACATGACAAAGACTATGTAATAAAACCATGTATTTTTCTTCAATACCTCATCAACCTTACGTCTTGCTGTGTCAAACGTGATGTTGAATAGTATTTTCAGAATTTCCATGGCTAGTTCTATTTGTTGCCGGCTCAGAGGGGGTAGTTCTTCAGGTGGGATGTTCTCTAACCCTGCTCTGGCCGTCTCCAATGTGTCTGGCCAACACAGGCCCAGTGTCACATCCAACTGGTTGCCTAgaacacacaggaggagaagctgcaaaCTTATTCTCTTTGTCAATATAAAAACTTGTCAATATATGTGCaatgatttttcatttgtcttgcTATTGCTTTATAAAAATCCTAGGTATTACAGACGTTGGGGACCTGCAAGGTGAGTTACATTGCACCATTGATTACCTTGAAGACTGGTAACCTAGAGATAATGATGGTCACTAGGTCAGTAGTTACAGAGGGAAGATGTGTCCACGTAATATTGGTTACACATAAAAATCAGTTACCTAGCAGACTGATCCCATGAAGCTCCTGTGCTAGCTGTGCCCTTACGTCCACCCTGAGGGCAGTCAGCAGAAAGGTGAGGCGCAAGTCAAAGAACCGCACCTggacagagagagcagacacATGGGCACAatctcactgtctgtcttcaGAGAGGGAAGGATACTGAACCTCAGTGCTTGTTTGGTACCAGCTGGAGGGTATCTAGTGCACAGAGTATCATAAATGTAGTATTCTGTGTAGTGTGACAGATATTTTTCATAAACAGCAGTGAAGCTTCAAACAACCTGGCAGTTCATGCAGAGACTCACAAAACCATAGAATTAGTGCACTATTATTAAGACCTCTTGTCTTGAGGGCTACAGTTGTCaacagtcaccatgaaaacatcTAGGTAACTGACATCCATACCTCGTGGTTCCAGGTGGGATCATGACACTGCTTCAGCCTCTCCGACACGCCCTTTATCAGCTGCAGATCAGCTGCAATTACCTGCCAATCACGCATCCAAGTACATGCTTTAGGTTGTCACCGACACAATCTGAAGTTTTCATGTAAATGTGCAAAGAGAAATGCAGCACACTGACCTGTCCCGTCTCGTTGTGTAGCAGGATGTTACATATGGACTTGAGAGCCTCGACAATCACTTCCTGGTCAGGACTCTCTGACGGAGGGGAGCCTCCCTTTATCAACTCACTCGATACTTCCTCTgcatcttcctcctcaccctcgACTAGAAAAAATGAATGGCAAAGTCCAGTAGCGTAGCAGAGACATCCTGTATTTAGACTTTGTTAAGCTGAAATGTTCATATGAAGATTTGAAGAACAGATGATAAACTAAGCTTGTGGAAGAGTCAGTACTTAATGTTCTGTTTCATCTTATCGATTTTTTTGGTTTAGTAATTCCAGAACAAATTTATAGAGTAGGGGCTACTGTCCTGCACATAAATCACACTCTGGGTCCTGTGTTATACCTTCTACACAAACTAGAGGGAGCTGTGAACAACACAGGCAGGATCAGAGCCCAATGTACAATTCCATTAGTTATGTGCAAAGAAATCTGTTCAAAGAAAGAGTTGAAgcttaaaaaaacctttttcctTCTATGATGAGTCAAAATGTTTGCTGGGAGTAGTCTGTTGCAAATAAAGGAGACTGAATGTATTTTTgaccttgagataatgcataTTGTGATTTGACACAAATAAGacaaaaaaggtttatttaagaaattaattaatttgaatgATATAATTGATCAAAGGATTGTAGGTTGTATTAGTAAgatgatacaaaaacaaaaaggattgATGTATTActgttatttagttttttggaaATATTGGAAGTTTAGTAAGCAAGGAGAAACAATACAATAGCTACACCACAACAGAAATCTTTCAAAAAAAGATGTGGTTGACAGCAGGGCTTACCTTGGCCCTCATTCAGTTTGCAGTGGCCATGTGTGGCAGTGCTGGCCACAGCGATGCCAGCGTAGCGGGCAAGAGTAGACATGGCAGAGCGATTGATGAAGGGGTCCAGGCAGTCTTTGTCTCTGGTCAGGATGCGAAGCGTTTCTAGACATGCCAGCTGACAAGACGGCTGCAACTCCCTACTGAGGAAACAGAGCACCAACTCCCCCAGATGCTGggacacacaacaaatacatcAAGTCAGACGTGTATTCATGGAAGCACAGAATGGCCATAAAGGTCATTAAACATAGCAGTTTCACTCATACAATGCAATGAATGCTgtactgaagctgctgcttgtCTCAATATTTTACACAAAGTATATTGAGTATTTTCCACGGCTGAGATGCCCAACAAGTAGCACAAGTAGTCATGACTCTACCATTAAAGGAAATTCAAAAGTTTAAAGTCTTATGTCTCTTGGCTAATGAGGTGAGTGGCAGATAATCCTGGCTCTGATAAATGCGTCTGCTAAGCTCATCTTGCTAATATCTTCCTACAGTCTATGTGCAGGTGTATGCTCCGTGTGTGCACGTTTGTTGGATAAAGAAAGCACGCAATGACACATAAGCTGCTGTTGACCTATGTCAAACCCTGAACTCTGAACTaacttacttttcttttttcctatGGACCACAGTCTTAATCATATGCTCTCTATAGCCaaactgaacaacaacaacaaggttACATTTTTGAAGCTGTTGCTTTGCTGCTGTGTCAGAGACCGGATGAGTCGCTTCCTTATttgtggtttgtatttatatagcacttttcctagtcttgatgaccactcaaggCGCTTTACAGTTTTTCGCCATTcaccaattcacacacacattcctacagtgcatctatgggcagcacttttctATGGAAGGGCAGTTTTCTATCCCCTCAGCCACAGAGGAATTAGACTCAAAACAgtaaatgtttgtatgtgtgttaaataaccaagcAATTTGAACCCAGGTAAAACTTTATGaagtttattttacaaatggaCACATCACGACctgaataaatatgaatgtgtgtgtttactatTATTTTTAGATTAACTTCAACTTCATCGATCTGAtcatttgttgcttttgttgtcttattttattttattttattttattctattttattttattcaatttcttatatattgttgttttttatattgttgttttatgtacataagtagtgcaccaatgacaccaaggcaatttcctgtatgtgcaaacatacctggcaaataaaagaattctgattctgattctgattctccTCCAGTagagttttgttttgctgtagaACCCCATGAACCCCTGCACTGACTGTTTTCCCTGAAGCTGCTTGCTAAATCTACCACTTAGCAAGTAGATTTAAACCATATGTAAGCTATAGTCTGTTGTTGGTACATGTATTTCTTCAAAAGGAGAGTTTGTCCATCGAGAAAGTCTTTCTTTTCCCCCTtaaaattaaacacaaagtcaacagAAGCtcataaacacagataaaataaatgtcacaaaagTTATTTGTTAAAACATGAAGCCTTTCCAGAGCAAAAACGGTTCAATCTGTGATGTTGAAAAATACTAACATCTGTGTGTAAATCTGTTttacatgtatgcatgtgtatatctgtttgcatgttttcaaaTTGCttggtatttgtgtttttggattGGAACACATTTGCAAGTACCCCAAATTATGTACAAAATgtacattatttttcatttgtagaTTGTGTAACACACATTTGTGGCCATTTTGAGTGTCATTTTTCTCCATAGGTACTTGGCAATTTCACAACTAAGTAGATTCATTGTTTAGTGCTCTAAACTACCAGTTAATCACCTTAATcagttcagtggtcaattttCATCAGAACAGAATGGATACTGAGTGGGATAGATTAGTATAAGGATGTGAATGATATTCAACCACTCATATTTGTGCTAATAGATATGATCTGTTATCTTCTAGTCTGCTGTTGTGAGAGATTCCATAATGTGCTTTTATTCTGGTTTGATAATTTATATTAATCATTGACCTTCTGAACTGATTAAGAGCAAAGCAAACTGATCTGATGTGTACATCTACTGACTAACACCCACAGTTGGATTTAGTTTGATAATGTCAatattaaaaggaaaatgttacACCCTCTTGGGAACATAAATGTACTTCAACCATTCTGTTTATTAAGGACCATGTCCTCATCAATTTTGAGGGAGTCATGAGGCAGTATTTTTGGTTAGTCCTCTGCATGTGTGCTTTTCTTAACCACCCTCTTTGTGTTGAGATGGAGGTCTGGCTCCAATAGTTCCCTTCTTTCACTGACACCTCCATGTCTTTCTATACACCTCCATTTAGTTGCTGGTTATAGTATTAGGTCGACATGTATAGTCATTGTGTACCACTCAGTGGTTAGGTTGAACTGAGGGTATGAACCATCATTTTTTATTGATTGTGACTGAATCAGATTTTAGTTGTGGAACCACCCTCACTGAGAGTCACTCTGCCACTGGAGAGCTTTGATCCCAAAAAATTCCTGTAAGACCACAAAATCGAAACATGGAACACTAACCATAGAAACCATTCATATTGCCCTAGTTTTCAAGGGAactttcagttcagttttacaGCTTACAGTTCAAACTGGCACCAAAACCTTTGGATGCTTTAAGTTTCAATCTCACGCATGTCTGGTGGAACAACTTCACTCTTATTTCAGTCTTATCAGGCCACGTTACCGCTCACGTGTTAGGCATGGTTATGCTGTCCAAATGGATGGTTTTGATAAAGTTGCAGTGAAAAGCATCAGCATCCTAGTCGTGAGAGAATATGGTGTGTCACTGTGGCTGGGCTGACACTCATAATTTGATACCTTTAAactaaagtgaaatgaaaaaagtcaaatacattGATATTATTCCCATTAGCAGCCAACTCTACAACTGACAGAAGGTTATCTGGGTATGTCAGATGTCAGCTGTATTGGTTCATTGGTCCATTAGGTTCTTAAATGTCAAATGATGCCAGTGCTATCTGACTTCACCAATTTAATAAatagtatatgtatatgtgtgttagCTGTCAGTAAAGTTACATTACACTGCAGAGCCTCAGAAATAACctgaaacaaatacacaagtttCTCTGTCACCTTGTTTGAacaccactctctctctctttgaaagTAGAAGCATAAACATGTTAGTTATTCCATATTCATACCTTCTGTAAAACCCCTTCCTAAAGCACCAGGAATGCACACACAAGGAgagacagatgacacagaggaggagagagcaagaTTAAATAACCATGTGTTCTTTTACTGGTGCCATCAAGTTAGACATTTTATAACACATTGTACTGACTTCAAAGCTCTTAAGAGTTTATGCAAGTTACCAACATCAAGTAGGTGTACAGGCATACCTCTCTTTCGTGCTCCTTTTCCCTGCTGAATGTAAAGCACTGGTTCATCTGAAGAGAAGCCACAAAGAAAAGTCAGAGGTAGAGGATgagtcagaggaggaagagacaagagaaagagaagagttcagaagagcaagagagggaaaggcagggggagaaaaacaaaacataaacatgtattATTCACATGTACTATCCAATCAACAGTCAGCATTAGTGTCCTTTAACCATGTCCACCATCCAACTCTGATATTCAGTCACTGAAAATTGGCTTCTTGGATCTCCACTGAAATGTTTACCAAGGAATTTTCaaactaatgtttttttttaaaataaagcagcAGCATTAAGCAGTTCTAAAACTAcatctttttttggtttttttttggtgaTTGCTGTTGTTCAGCTTTTACAGTATTAATGACCTCTCAAAACTCTTTAAAGTgtagttttgccattcacacacacattaagtaCATACTTAGAtgcacatacagtgcatctaagtCAGTCACACTCtgccagcacagccatcaggggcaatttagggttcagtgtcAGGCCGAGGGACAATTCGACCCACTGACCTTATGGTTAGAGGATGATTTGATCTACGTCCTGAGTGACAGCTGCCCTAAGGGGAGCAGTAGGGGTAGTATGTAGTTTAAAGCTTTTCTATCTCTTACAATTAATGAGGTATTATgatgaatggtttgtatttaaataacgttttcctagtcttgatgaccactcaaagcactttacagtacagtttattgccattaaccaattcacacacacattcatacagtgcatctgtaGGAAGCACTTTTTCCATGAGGGATTTGGGGTTCAGTCTCTTGCCCCAGGACACTTCaacatgcagatggggaagactatgatcaaactgccaaccttctggttagaggacgaccgctctaccccctcagcctcAGGTGCATGCTAGCATTTTGAGTGGTGTTTGTGAGAAGTAAATATCTGCAAAATGCTCCACTATGTTAGACTCgctttgtctgtctgctgtttggtgctgagcaaATAGTTGTAGGTGTGTTTATCTGAGCTTTTTCAGCTGATGCATTTTTCTCAAGCTGCAAAACCTCAACAATGACATAAAAGAGACTATAAAAACTTTTAGAACAGAGGGCAACTGAAGACGAGAGAAATTTCTTTGACTTGATCCACTGTTGATGTAAGGCAGGGGAAGGGGAATCTTTTTCCAATCAACAGGccatttcaatgtttttaattattcaagGGCCCTTTCAGTGAAACTGAGATTCAAtctgacacatacacaacaaCATTTTATATACGCCTTCTGATGTAAGGACTGTTTCTGAAAAGTTGGGAAAAGGTTTTTAACATTTATGCTAAAACCGGAAGGTCagggttcaatcccagtcttcccaatctgcatgccaaaatGCCCTTGGGCAAAAACactgtgtagatgtgtgtgtgtgaatgggctTTAagaggtcatcaagactagaaaagtcctctataaatacagaccttCTACCATTTAAAGAAATCCTTAAAGATAAAaccaaatgaaataaataaataaaattaaccAGTGCAGGCAAACAGCAGAGCATAGTGAGGAAAGGATATGGCAGATTGTGCACCTCTCCTGTAACACTAAGCTCCTCTTTGGTAGAGTAGGATTTGACTGGGCCGTAGAAGTCTCTATTTGTGCATCAGAGAACATAATCCTATTGCCTTTGAGATCAACTCCCACACAGCTAAAAGCTCTGCCACAGAGAGAGCCATGTAGCACTGTTCACTTGGGGTTAGCAAACAGCATTTTGTGAAGCTGGAGGGCATTAGACTCTTGGGAAGCAGTTGCTATTTAGCAGACATAGTGAAGTTAATCAGATGCACATTAATCGAACCAACCAATTCGTTTTCATCCTCAGAGTCTTTTGtcttgaaaaacacaaaaacaccataTAAAGCCTTGTCCTCGTTCCTGCCCCTGATGCTAGGCAGGACCAGGACAGTTGGTGAGAGTCACAGATGTCGTTATTCTGTCAGTGACATTCTTAATTCtgaatgttttatgtgttttatttgttgtggtGATTGTAACTATGGCCCATGATAAACCTTTACTAatttttaatagtttaaatagtttattttttattgatgtgAATCCCTTGGTGACTTTTTCTCTGTGAAAGGTATTATACAACTACTCTTCactacttttttttcttgacactCACCATGATGCTTGTCAGTGGTGACACACAACAcgatgtgtgtgtctttcactCTGCCTTTGAATGGATGGTTATGACGTGGGAAGTCCTGTGCACAGTGTGTTTGGTGTTCAGGTGGTTGTGAGAATGCTGCTGGTTAATGGCCACATTAACACTGATGTTACTGTTTTAtgctatttttttcatttatctcaataaaaaataaatagctgTCATGGTAAATTTCGTATTTctaactttcttttttgttttatgaataGTTTTGTATATAATCAATTCATAGGCAGGTGATCCCCCTCCACCTATACTCTCAAAATCCTTCAATGAAATCTATTGCTGTTGGGAATGTACCTAAAATATAGTGTTCACATGTTTTCTGTTACTCCCCAACACTCTATGCCAATGCATCATTTGCAAGTTGCCAAAACCATATTAAAGCAGCTTCAAAACTGATTTCTGTAGGCAACAGGAAATATGAAGCTTCATCTTGAAATAAATACATCCAAATTAAGTTGAGCAAAGGTGATACAATGAACACTTTAGGATTTcaagcaataataataatgaggatAATGTGAGCATCATGACCTTAActgaacatgtcttcttttaGCTAAACCCATAAAGCGTGGACAGAAGCTGTTTACGTAAAACCGACAACATGTACatcacattaatgcaaacatttATGATTGACTTGATGTTTGGATGCAGAGATTCAGCTGGGCTCGTGTTTACCTCCGTGTTGTAGCTCTGTAGAGCAGTAAGAGCTGTGTCCTGCTCTCCCGTTTCCATCTGCTCTATGATGGCACTTAAATC
This genomic interval from Paralichthys olivaceus isolate ysfri-2021 chromosome 7, ASM2471397v2, whole genome shotgun sequence contains the following:
- the ric8a gene encoding synembryn-A isoform X2 produces the protein MAMKMDLSAIIEQMETGEQDTALTALQSYNTEMNQCFTFSREKEHEREEGVLQKHLGELVLCFLSRELQPSCQLACLETLRILTRDKDCLDPFINRSAMSTLARYAGIAVASTATHGHCKLNEGQVEGEEEDAEEVSSELIKGGSPPSESPDQEVIVEALKSICNILLHNETGQVIAADLQLIKGVSERLKQCHDPTWNHEVRFFDLRLTFLLTALRVDVRAQLAQELHGISLLGNQLDVTLGLCWPDTLETARAGLENIPPEELPPLSRQQIELAMEILKILFNITFDTARRKVDEEETAEYRHLGAILRHCLMSHADGEERTEEFHSHTVNLLGNLPLPCLDVLLMPKVQQGSVEYMGVNMDAVNMLLEFMEKRLDRGHKLRETLLPSLNLLTESGRIHRETRKFLRSKVLPPLRDVKNRPEVGCALRNKLVRIMTHIDTDVKDCAAEFLFVLCKESVSRFIKYTGYGNAAGLLAARGLLRGGRDSGIYSEDEDSETEEYKEAKAHINPITGVVEEEQPNPMEGMTEEQKEYEAMKLVRMFDKLSRNNVIQPMQLSMDGKMREITPDDLQNLTHNPVFQPEEPGSEDEA
- the ric8a gene encoding synembryn-A isoform X1 — its product is MAMKMDLSAIIEQMETGEQDTALTALQSYNTEMNQCFTFSREKEHEREHLGELVLCFLSRELQPSCQLACLETLRILTRDKDCLDPFINRSAMSTLARYAGIAVASTATHGHCKLNEGQVEGEEEDAEEVSSELIKGGSPPSESPDQEVIVEALKSICNILLHNETGQVIAADLQLIKGVSERLKQCHDPTWNHEVRFFDLRLTFLLTALRVDVRAQLAQELHGISLLGNQLDVTLGLCWPDTLETARAGLENIPPEELPPLSRQQIELAMEILKILFNITFDTARRKVDEEETAEYRHLGAILRHCLMSHADGEERTEEFHSHTVNLLGNLPLPCLDVLLMPKVQQGSVEYMGVNMDAVNMLLEFMEKRLDRGHKLRETLLPSLNLLTESGRIHRETRKFLRSKVLPPLRDVKNRPEVGCALRNKLVRIMTHIDTDVKDCAAEFLFVLCKESVSRFIKYTGYGNAAGLLAARGLLRGGRDSGIYSEDEDSETEEYKEAKAHINPITGVVEEEQPNPMEGMTEEQKEYEAMKLVRMFDKLSRNNVIQPMQLSMDGKMREITPDDLQNLTHNPVFQPEEPGSEDEA